CATCTGGGCCTAGAATTTCAAGTAAGTTTCTTATTTGAGAAGTCCGCCCGCCCAAGCGGGCGGTGTATTGGTTTTTGAGAAGTTACGTCAGGCGTTCGTAATGTCGCGAATTAAAAGTGTTTTCTGGTCGGGGCGAGTTGGATTTGAACCTGCGACCTCTTGGTCCCGAACCAAGCGCTCTACTAGGCTGAGCTACACCCCGAATAAAAAAGCAACTATTATGCAACAGTTGGCTGCTAGGTAACTCAGGTTAATAAGCACTATCAACGCAGTTCGACTTTTGACTTTAGCTACCATTGTTTTAATTGATACTTGACCATACAGGCAGACTGGTATGGTATGCATAATATGCACAACATCTAATCAATTAATCATTGCCAAAGTTTTTTAGGAGGCATTTGCCACGTTTTTAATAGCATCTACTTTAAGCATTGCGTTAGGCAGTAGCATTGCTTTTGCAAGCAAAGAGATTCTTTATCAAAGGCCGTGGTGGCGTTTGTCGGCTTTTTGGTCGCTTATCGCCTTGCAATTATTAGTTTTTTTGCCAGTAACGGCCTGGATTTTACATAACTTTGCCGATTGGAGTCTATTGTATTTATTTGATACTTCTATTTTTCCGCAACCAGCAATACTTAGTATTATGTTTTTAAGCCTAGCTATTGCCAGCTTTTTATTGGTTAGAAGTTTGCTGATAAAAAATAAAAAGTTGCCAGCGATAATAATTACCAGCGCGATAGTGCTTATCGGGGGACTCAGTTGTTGGTTTTTAAGAGAGCCTTTGTTGATAGTGGGCTCTTTTACGAATTACCAACACGCCACTAATATGCGTCCATTGCAAAATACTTCATTGTTTTACCTTATTCTTGGTGGTGCGTTTGTTATTTTATTTAGCTGGCTAGCAACATGTTGGCGTCTTATGGTTTTCAGTTTTGCGGCCAAAAAAACTGTGGGTAATAATATAAAAGTATTGCCAAATATTGCTTCGGCTAAAGCTCCTGAACGAGTTTCGGTGCGTTTTGAAGCAAAGGTGGCCAAAACTAAGCCTTTGGCACCAAAACGCAAATAGGGCCCCCAAAGTGCATAGTTGTTTTCAATTAAATACTTTTTTTAAAAGAATTTCTTGAACCACACACCATACGGGTGTTTCCTATATGTTGACCAGAAACGCTTTTGCCTGCTACCACCAAAAAGTATTGGTGAGTAATTATAGGCATTGGCTTGTACAAGCGAGGCATCATTGCATACGCACGTGTCATTAATTTGTTTATTAATCGGTGCAGGGTTTATAGGTGCTTGCGGTCCGGTAGTTAGCAGTGTGCACATTAGAGATGCGAGTAATGCATTAAATGCTGCAGAAAAAGCTGGTGCTAAAAAAGATGCCACTTACGAATATACAATGGCTTTGCAGTATCTCGAAAAAGCTCGCGAAGAAGCAGGCTATTCAGATTTTGTTAGTTCACGACAATTTGCTGATCAAGCATTAAAATTTGCGATTGATGCTAAGAAACAGGCGCAACAGGTATCTAATCA
The Deltaproteobacteria bacterium DNA segment above includes these coding regions:
- a CDS encoding DUF4398 domain-containing protein produces the protein MSLICLLIGAGFIGACGPVVSSVHIRDASNALNAAEKAGAKKDATYEYTMALQYLEKAREEAGYSDFVSSRQFADQALKFAIDAKKQAQQVSNQVTVDTNKVTTDTTESATSPSNASNTSNASDAKPTGP